From a region of the Listeria monocytogenes ATCC 19117 genome:
- the def gene encoding peptide deformylase: MLTMDDIVREGHPALREVATEVTFPLSDEEKKLGREMLEFLINSQDEELAEKYGLRGGVGIAAPQLAVTKRFLAIHVHDEKDRLYSYVLYNPKIRSHSVQQACLSGGEGCLSVDREVPGYVVRSERVTIDAFDENGTPLKLRFKGYPAIVIQHEIDHLNGIMFYDHINKENPSYLPPDVDVFG, from the coding sequence ATGCTTACAATGGACGATATTGTACGAGAAGGTCATCCAGCACTTAGAGAAGTTGCGACAGAAGTGACTTTCCCGCTTTCAGATGAAGAAAAAAAATTAGGACGCGAGATGCTCGAATTCCTGATTAACAGTCAAGATGAAGAGTTAGCAGAAAAATATGGGTTGCGTGGTGGCGTTGGAATTGCAGCTCCACAACTCGCTGTGACTAAACGTTTCCTAGCTATTCATGTACATGATGAAAAAGATCGTCTTTATAGTTATGTGCTTTATAATCCAAAAATTCGTAGCCATTCTGTTCAGCAAGCTTGTCTTTCTGGTGGTGAAGGTTGTCTTTCTGTTGACCGAGAAGTTCCAGGGTATGTGGTCCGAAGTGAACGTGTAACCATTGATGCCTTTGACGAAAATGGTACACCGCTTAAATTACGTTTCAAAGGTTATCCAGCGATTGTTATTCAACACGAAATCGATCATTTGAACGGTATTATGTTTTATGATCATATTAATAAAGAAAATCCATCATACTTGCCACCAGATGTGGATGTGTTTGGTTAA
- a CDS encoding dihydrolipoyllysine-residue acetyltransferase, with protein sequence MAYSFKLPDIGEGIHEGEIVKWFVQPGDKIEEDESLFEVQNDKSVEEITSPVSGTIKEIKVAEGTVATVGQVLVTFDGVEGHEDDAEEESAAPKAESTESTPAPAQASGKGIFEFKLPDIGEGIHEGEIVKWFIQPGDKVEEDQSIFEVQNDKSVEEITSPVDGTVKDILVSEGTVATVGQVLVTFEGDFEGEASHESTPESPAEEAELTNNDATSAPVTGGNGTPSSKKDPNGLVIAMPSVRKYAREKGVNIAEVAGSGKNNRVVKADIDAFLNGEQPAASTTTAQTEEKAAAPKAEKAAAKQPVASSDAYPETREKLTPTRRAIAKAMVNSKHTAPHVTLMDEIEVTALMAHRKRFKEVAAEKGIKLTFLPYMVKALVATLRDFPVLNTTLDDATEELVYKHYFNVGIAADTDHGLYVPVIKNADKKSVFQISDEINELAGKARDGKLTADEMRHGSATISNIGSAGGQWFTPVINYPEVAILGVGRIAQKPIVKDGEIVAAPVLALSLSFDHRVIDGATAQKAMNNIKRLLNDPELLLMEV encoded by the coding sequence ATGGCATATTCATTTAAATTACCGGATATCGGTGAAGGTATCCATGAAGGTGAAATCGTTAAATGGTTTGTACAACCAGGCGATAAGATTGAAGAAGATGAATCCCTATTTGAAGTACAAAACGACAAATCAGTGGAAGAAATCACTTCTCCAGTTTCAGGAACGATTAAAGAAATCAAAGTTGCAGAAGGTACAGTTGCTACAGTTGGACAAGTACTAGTAACATTTGATGGCGTAGAAGGTCACGAAGACGACGCCGAAGAAGAAAGCGCAGCACCAAAAGCAGAATCCACAGAATCAACTCCTGCACCCGCACAAGCTAGCGGAAAAGGAATTTTTGAATTCAAATTACCAGATATTGGTGAAGGAATTCATGAAGGTGAAATTGTTAAATGGTTTATTCAACCGGGCGATAAAGTAGAAGAAGATCAGTCCATTTTTGAAGTACAAAACGACAAATCTGTCGAAGAAATTACTTCTCCAGTAGATGGAACTGTTAAAGATATTTTAGTTAGCGAAGGAACAGTAGCAACAGTTGGTCAAGTATTAGTAACATTCGAAGGCGATTTTGAAGGAGAAGCTAGTCATGAATCTACTCCAGAATCTCCAGCAGAAGAAGCTGAACTTACAAACAACGATGCAACTTCCGCTCCAGTTACAGGTGGAAACGGAACGCCATCATCTAAAAAAGATCCTAATGGCCTTGTAATTGCAATGCCTTCTGTACGTAAATATGCGCGTGAAAAAGGCGTTAATATCGCTGAAGTAGCAGGCTCTGGAAAAAATAACCGCGTAGTTAAAGCTGATATTGATGCTTTCCTAAACGGCGAACAACCAGCTGCATCAACAACTACTGCTCAAACAGAAGAAAAAGCAGCAGCACCAAAGGCAGAAAAAGCAGCAGCAAAACAACCAGTTGCAAGCTCCGATGCTTACCCAGAAACACGCGAAAAATTAACACCAACTCGTCGTGCGATTGCAAAAGCAATGGTAAATTCAAAACATACAGCTCCACACGTTACTTTAATGGACGAAATCGAAGTAACTGCACTTATGGCTCACCGCAAACGTTTCAAAGAAGTGGCTGCCGAAAAAGGTATCAAACTAACTTTCTTACCTTATATGGTGAAAGCTCTTGTTGCAACGCTTCGTGACTTCCCAGTGCTTAACACAACTTTAGATGATGCGACAGAAGAACTTGTTTACAAACATTACTTCAACGTTGGTATCGCAGCAGATACAGACCACGGTTTATATGTACCAGTAATTAAAAATGCTGATAAAAAATCCGTATTCCAAATTTCTGATGAAATCAACGAACTAGCTGGAAAAGCACGTGATGGTAAATTAACTGCTGACGAAATGCGCCACGGTTCCGCAACTATTTCTAATATCGGTTCTGCCGGTGGACAATGGTTCACTCCAGTAATTAATTACCCAGAAGTTGCTATCCTAGGTGTTGGTCGTATTGCTCAAAAACCTATCGTAAAAGATGGCGAAATTGTAGCAGCACCAGTACTTGCTCTTTCCTTGAGCTTTGACCACCGTGTAATTGACGGCGCAACTGCTCAAAAAGCAATGAACAATATTAAACGTTTATTAAACGATCCAGAATTATTACTAATGGAGGTGTAA
- a CDS encoding ThiF family adenylyltransferase: protein MERYDRQMRVKNIGNVGQKKLLTKTILIVGVGAIGSYAAEICARMGFGKLILIDRDYVELSNLQRQSLFTEQDALDKQAKAYAASKALQLINSDIEIEYIVDDANATSLTPYAGAIDYILDCTDNFMTRDFLNQFCFSHQIPWIFTSCAGNYANLMPIIPPDSACLHCLLGDIPQTNAASCDIIGVDGALIPIVAGMQVSLLTQMIINPDFKSNTYYQLDNWQFSFRSLEVKKRPDCSGCATGKMISEVPFSEQTVALCGRDTVQFRLPNKSNYHEIKQMLTEQKIIYNENPALLSFQYEKFQFVIFKNGRVLLHGTENITEAKKTYHLFFN, encoded by the coding sequence TTGGAACGTTATGATAGACAGATGCGTGTTAAGAACATCGGAAATGTTGGTCAAAAAAAGTTACTCACGAAAACGATTTTGATTGTTGGCGTTGGTGCGATTGGTTCATATGCCGCAGAAATTTGTGCACGAATGGGCTTTGGAAAGTTAATTTTAATTGATCGTGACTATGTGGAGCTAAGTAACTTGCAGCGCCAATCGCTTTTCACGGAACAAGATGCATTAGACAAACAAGCAAAAGCGTATGCGGCATCCAAAGCGTTACAATTAATTAATAGCGATATTGAAATCGAATATATAGTTGATGATGCGAACGCAACAAGTTTAACGCCTTATGCCGGAGCAATTGATTACATACTTGATTGTACAGATAATTTTATGACGCGCGACTTTTTAAATCAATTTTGTTTCAGCCATCAAATTCCATGGATTTTCACCTCGTGTGCTGGAAATTATGCGAATCTCATGCCAATTATTCCACCCGACTCTGCTTGTTTACACTGTTTACTTGGTGATATTCCCCAAACCAACGCAGCAAGTTGCGATATTATCGGTGTGGATGGTGCGCTGATTCCGATTGTCGCGGGCATGCAAGTTTCTTTACTTACACAAATGATAATCAATCCTGATTTCAAATCAAATACCTACTATCAACTAGATAATTGGCAATTTTCTTTCCGGTCTCTTGAAGTCAAGAAACGCCCCGATTGCTCTGGTTGCGCAACTGGAAAAATGATTTCAGAAGTGCCTTTTTCCGAGCAAACAGTCGCTCTTTGCGGAAGAGATACAGTACAATTTCGTCTGCCAAATAAAAGCAATTATCACGAAATTAAACAAATGCTGACGGAACAAAAAATTATTTATAATGAAAATCCCGCTTTACTCAGTTTCCAATACGAAAAATTTCAATTTGTTATTTTCAAAAATGGACGCGTGTTACTTCATGGGACAGAAAATATAACAGAAGCGAAAAAAACATATCACTTATTTTTCAATTAA
- the lpdA gene encoding dihydrolipoyl dehydrogenase, which translates to MVVGDFPEERDTIVIGAGPGGYVAAIRAAQLGQKVTIIEKEYYGGVCLNVGCIPSKALITIGHRFKEAGHSDNMGITADNVNLDFTKAQEWKGGVVNKLTSGVKGLLKKNKVEMLEGEAFFVDDHSLRVIHPDSAQTYTFNNVIIATGSRPIEIPGFKYGKRVLSSTGALALTEVPKKLVVIGGGYIGTELGGAFANLGTELTILEGGPEILPTYEKDMVSLVKRNLKSKNVEMVTKALAKSAEETENGVKVTYEANGETKTIEADYVLVTVGRRPNTDEIGLEQAGVKVTERGLVEVDKQGRSNVPNIFAIGDIVPGVPLAHKASYEAKIAAEAIAGEKAENDYTALPAVVFSDPELATVGLTEKEAKEKGFDVKAAKFPFGGNGRALSLDAPEGFVRLVTRKEDGLVIGAQVAGMNASDIISEIGLAIESGITAEDIALTIHAHPSLGELTMEAAELALGRPIHM; encoded by the coding sequence ATGGTAGTAGGCGATTTTCCAGAAGAAAGAGACACCATAGTCATCGGTGCAGGCCCAGGTGGGTATGTAGCCGCAATCCGAGCTGCACAACTCGGACAAAAAGTTACCATTATTGAAAAAGAATATTACGGCGGTGTGTGCTTAAACGTGGGATGTATTCCTTCCAAAGCACTTATCACAATCGGTCACCGTTTTAAAGAAGCTGGACACTCTGATAACATGGGTATTACAGCAGACAACGTGAACTTAGATTTCACAAAAGCACAAGAATGGAAAGGCGGCGTAGTTAACAAGCTTACATCAGGTGTTAAAGGCCTTCTTAAGAAAAATAAAGTTGAAATGTTAGAAGGAGAAGCGTTCTTCGTGGATGATCATTCCTTACGTGTGATTCACCCTGACTCCGCTCAAACTTATACATTTAACAACGTAATCATTGCAACAGGATCTCGTCCAATCGAAATCCCAGGTTTCAAATATGGTAAACGTGTATTAAGCTCAACTGGTGCACTTGCACTAACAGAAGTTCCGAAAAAATTAGTCGTAATTGGCGGCGGATATATCGGAACAGAACTAGGTGGAGCATTCGCTAACCTTGGTACAGAACTAACTATCCTTGAAGGTGGTCCAGAAATCTTACCAACATACGAAAAAGACATGGTTTCCCTAGTTAAACGTAATCTGAAAAGCAAAAACGTTGAAATGGTTACTAAAGCACTTGCAAAATCTGCTGAAGAAACTGAAAACGGCGTTAAAGTAACGTATGAAGCTAACGGTGAAACTAAAACTATCGAAGCTGATTATGTTTTAGTGACAGTAGGTCGTCGCCCAAATACAGACGAAATCGGTTTAGAACAAGCTGGCGTTAAAGTAACAGAACGCGGTTTAGTAGAAGTTGACAAACAAGGTCGCTCGAACGTTCCTAACATTTTCGCAATTGGTGACATCGTTCCTGGTGTTCCTCTAGCTCACAAAGCTAGCTATGAAGCAAAAATCGCTGCTGAAGCAATTGCTGGCGAAAAAGCAGAAAACGATTATACAGCACTTCCAGCTGTTGTTTTCAGTGACCCAGAACTTGCAACAGTTGGTTTAACAGAAAAAGAAGCAAAAGAAAAAGGCTTTGATGTAAAAGCTGCTAAATTCCCATTCGGCGGTAACGGTCGTGCGCTTTCTTTAGATGCACCTGAAGGATTTGTTCGTCTAGTTACTCGTAAAGAAGATGGCCTAGTTATCGGTGCACAAGTTGCCGGAATGAACGCTTCTGATATTATTTCAGAAATCGGCTTAGCAATCGAATCAGGTATTACAGCTGAAGACATCGCGCTTACTATCCATGCTCATCCATCCCTTGGAGAGCTTACAATGGAAGCAGCTGAACTTGCTTTAGGTCGTCCAATTCACATGTAA
- the moaC gene encoding cyclic pyranopterin monophosphate synthase MoaC, protein MEKDDLTHFNDEKRAKMVDVTSKSETKRRAIARATIHMNEETLARIHAGKIAKGDVLAVAQVAGIMAAKKTSELIPMCHPIMTTKADISFEDDGKTALTITSEVVTVGKTGVEMEALTAVTIAALTIYDMCKAMDKGMRIEKTYLVEKTGGKSGTFKAEA, encoded by the coding sequence ATGGAAAAAGATGATTTAACGCATTTTAACGATGAAAAACGCGCAAAAATGGTAGATGTTACGAGCAAATCTGAAACAAAACGCCGTGCAATCGCTAGAGCTACGATACATATGAATGAAGAAACCTTAGCGCGTATTCATGCTGGTAAAATTGCTAAAGGAGATGTTTTGGCCGTTGCGCAAGTTGCTGGAATCATGGCGGCTAAAAAAACAAGCGAACTAATTCCAATGTGCCATCCGATTATGACGACAAAAGCTGATATTTCTTTTGAAGATGACGGTAAGACCGCGCTAACTATCACGTCCGAAGTCGTAACCGTTGGAAAGACGGGCGTCGAAATGGAGGCGCTCACGGCAGTAACCATTGCAGCATTAACCATTTATGACATGTGCAAAGCAATGGATAAAGGCATGCGGATTGAAAAAACGTATTTAGTGGAAAAAACAGGTGGAAAAAGCGGGACATTTAAAGCAGAAGCGTAA
- the pdhA gene encoding pyruvate dehydrogenase (acetyl-transferring) E1 component subunit alpha, translating into MASKTKKAIIDVKKQFEAVHKQFELVQILNEKGEIVNPDLMPDLTDDELVELMTRMVWTRVLDQRSISLNRQGRLGFYAPTAGQEASQLASHYALEKHDYILPGYRDVPQLIWHGLPLTKAFLFSRGHFVGNQFPEDLNVLSPQIIIGAQIVQAAGVALGLKKRKKDAVVITYTGDGGSSQGDFYEGMNFAGAYHAPAIFVVQNNKFAISTPREKQSAAETLAQKAVAAGIPGVQVDGMDPLAVYAVTKFARERAVAGEGPTLIETMTYRYGPHTLSGDDPTRYRTKELDGEWELKDPIVRFRTFLEGKGLWNEEKENAVIDQAKEEIKVAIKEADATPKQTVTDLLKNMYETPTAPIKEQLAIYEAKESK; encoded by the coding sequence ATGGCTTCTAAAACAAAGAAGGCTATTATCGACGTAAAGAAACAATTTGAGGCTGTTCATAAACAATTTGAATTAGTTCAAATTTTGAATGAAAAAGGAGAAATCGTTAATCCAGATTTAATGCCGGATTTAACTGATGACGAGTTAGTAGAATTAATGACTCGCATGGTTTGGACTCGTGTACTTGACCAACGTTCTATCTCACTTAACCGTCAAGGACGTCTAGGTTTCTACGCTCCAACTGCTGGACAAGAAGCTTCCCAACTTGCAAGCCACTACGCACTTGAAAAACATGACTATATTCTTCCGGGTTACCGTGATGTGCCACAACTTATCTGGCACGGACTTCCACTTACAAAAGCGTTCTTGTTCTCTCGTGGACACTTTGTAGGTAACCAATTCCCTGAAGATTTAAATGTATTATCACCACAAATCATCATCGGTGCACAAATCGTGCAAGCTGCCGGTGTTGCTCTAGGACTTAAAAAACGTAAAAAAGATGCTGTTGTAATCACTTATACAGGTGATGGTGGTTCTTCCCAAGGTGACTTCTATGAAGGAATGAACTTTGCAGGTGCTTACCATGCTCCAGCAATCTTCGTAGTACAAAATAACAAATTCGCGATTTCTACACCTCGTGAAAAACAATCAGCTGCTGAAACATTAGCTCAAAAAGCAGTTGCAGCCGGAATCCCAGGCGTACAAGTAGACGGAATGGATCCACTTGCAGTATATGCTGTAACTAAATTCGCTCGTGAACGTGCAGTTGCTGGTGAAGGCCCAACATTAATCGAAACAATGACTTACCGTTATGGTCCACATACACTTTCTGGTGATGATCCAACTCGTTACCGTACAAAAGAACTTGACGGAGAATGGGAACTTAAAGACCCAATCGTTCGCTTCCGTACTTTCTTAGAAGGTAAAGGCCTTTGGAACGAAGAAAAAGAAAATGCTGTTATCGATCAAGCAAAAGAAGAAATCAAAGTAGCAATTAAAGAAGCAGATGCTACACCAAAACAAACTGTAACTGATCTTCTTAAAAATATGTACGAAACACCAACTGCTCCTATCAAAGAGCAACTGGCAATCTATGAAGCGAAGGAGTCGAAATAA
- a CDS encoding flavin reductase family protein: MKQRIETEKFYPAYPVFVLTYLNEVGEPQMSTGSSSYTLGDSIVIGVSAESNASKHLHAGQKFAVNFPNTEQLGLIEQGGFSSGKRNDKIKVHQIELTKSDSGGVAYIDVCPIVLECTVIQTVSDMDYHTIFAKIDSRLFEKNLVDSDGHFIHEELDLVLFSGDANERKFRQLDTKIETVGGHS; the protein is encoded by the coding sequence TTGAAACAGCGCATAGAAACAGAAAAATTTTATCCAGCTTATCCAGTCTTTGTATTAACGTATTTGAATGAGGTTGGAGAACCGCAAATGTCAACGGGATCATCATCGTACACATTAGGAGATAGTATTGTTATAGGCGTGTCAGCAGAAAGTAATGCCAGCAAACACTTGCATGCTGGCCAAAAATTTGCAGTAAATTTTCCAAACACGGAGCAGTTAGGATTGATTGAGCAAGGGGGATTCTCGTCAGGAAAGCGTAACGATAAAATAAAAGTTCATCAAATAGAATTAACCAAAAGTGATAGTGGGGGAGTAGCTTACATAGATGTGTGTCCGATTGTTCTCGAATGCACCGTGATTCAAACAGTTTCTGACATGGACTATCATACTATCTTTGCTAAAATTGACTCGCGATTATTTGAAAAAAATTTAGTGGATTCAGATGGTCATTTTATTCACGAAGAACTTGATTTAGTGCTATTCTCAGGCGATGCAAATGAACGTAAATTCAGACAGCTTGATACAAAAATAGAAACAGTTGGTGGTCACTCATAA
- a CDS encoding malate dehydrogenase yields the protein MPSKKKKIVVIGRSNLQNLYIHTVLLKKIPAEIYLIDDQAKTSVQDFDYASYYHADATIHAGTFNECRNADIVVFFQEEMSNQLVSKEDNVTLIKEKVKKMMASGFRGIVLVATAESNVVAALIKRFSGLPANQIITLGTMLATSYFQVEIAKLFKISPKNVHGYIIGDNAEDVIPVWSRAFLGGKPILSYLAEEQKRISAEDLQNLTKMITKIPDFPFENKDGCSFRFSTVTVLAELTEVVLRDEARVITVGVEVKDAYGLENPVFISVPAVIGAEGVRELLELHLSDDEQKELKQIATKTTEKLEELQLNKGGIS from the coding sequence ATGCCATCTAAGAAGAAAAAAATTGTCGTTATCGGCAGAAGTAATCTACAAAATCTCTACATTCATACAGTTCTTTTAAAAAAAATACCAGCCGAGATTTACTTAATAGACGATCAAGCTAAAACAAGCGTACAAGATTTTGACTATGCGAGTTATTATCATGCAGATGCGACCATTCACGCAGGAACCTTCAACGAGTGTCGCAACGCTGATATAGTCGTCTTTTTTCAAGAAGAAATGTCCAATCAACTCGTTTCAAAAGAAGACAACGTCACGCTAATCAAAGAAAAAGTGAAGAAAATGATGGCGAGCGGTTTCCGAGGAATTGTCTTAGTGGCGACAGCTGAAAGTAATGTCGTTGCCGCGTTAATTAAACGTTTCTCCGGCCTACCTGCAAATCAAATTATTACGCTTGGCACCATGCTTGCGACGTCTTATTTTCAAGTGGAAATTGCTAAATTATTTAAAATTAGCCCTAAAAATGTACACGGATATATTATTGGCGATAATGCAGAAGATGTCATTCCTGTATGGAGTAGAGCCTTTCTTGGTGGCAAACCAATTTTAAGTTATTTAGCTGAAGAGCAAAAAAGAATCTCAGCAGAGGATTTACAAAATTTAACAAAAATGATTACTAAAATTCCAGATTTTCCTTTTGAAAATAAAGATGGTTGTTCTTTTCGATTTAGCACGGTAACTGTTCTTGCTGAATTAACCGAAGTTGTTTTGCGCGACGAAGCAAGAGTTATAACAGTTGGTGTTGAAGTGAAAGACGCATATGGTTTAGAAAATCCTGTCTTCATTAGTGTTCCAGCTGTCATTGGCGCAGAAGGAGTCAGAGAACTACTTGAATTACATCTCTCAGACGATGAACAAAAAGAATTAAAACAAATCGCCACAAAAACCACCGAGAAATTGGAAGAATTGCAACTTAACAAAGGAGGGATTAGTTAA
- a CDS encoding alpha-ketoacid dehydrogenase subunit beta, whose translation MAQKTMIQAITDALAVELEKDENVLVFGEDVGKNGGVFRATEGLQEKFGEDRVFDTPLAESGIGGLAIGLALEGFRPVPEIQFFGFVFEVMDSVAGQMARMRYRTGGTRTAPITIRAPFGGGVHTPEMHADNLEGLMAQSPGLKVVIPSTPYDAKGLLISAIRDNDPVIFLEHMKLYRSFREEVPEGEYTVEIGKAAVRREGTDVSIITYGAMVQESMKAAEALEKDGVSVEVIDLRTISPIDVETIIASVKKTNRAVVVQEAQKQAGIAANIVAEINDHAILSLEAPVMRVAAPDSVFPFSQAETVWLPNHNDIIERVKEVIAF comes from the coding sequence ATGGCGCAAAAAACAATGATTCAAGCGATTACAGATGCGCTTGCAGTAGAACTTGAAAAAGACGAAAACGTATTAGTTTTTGGGGAAGACGTTGGTAAAAACGGCGGCGTATTCCGTGCAACAGAAGGATTACAAGAAAAATTTGGCGAAGATCGTGTATTCGATACTCCTCTAGCAGAATCTGGTATCGGTGGTCTTGCGATTGGTCTTGCACTTGAAGGTTTCCGTCCAGTTCCAGAAATTCAATTCTTCGGTTTCGTATTTGAAGTAATGGATTCCGTTGCTGGTCAAATGGCTCGTATGCGTTATCGTACAGGCGGAACTCGTACTGCTCCAATTACAATTCGCGCACCTTTTGGTGGTGGAGTTCATACACCAGAAATGCATGCGGATAACTTAGAAGGATTAATGGCTCAATCACCTGGTTTAAAAGTGGTAATTCCATCCACTCCATATGATGCAAAAGGTCTTTTAATCTCAGCTATTCGTGATAACGATCCAGTTATCTTCTTAGAACATATGAAATTATACCGTTCTTTCCGTGAAGAAGTTCCAGAAGGCGAATACACAGTAGAAATTGGTAAAGCAGCTGTTCGTCGTGAAGGTACGGATGTTTCTATCATCACTTACGGTGCAATGGTACAAGAATCAATGAAAGCAGCAGAAGCGCTTGAAAAAGATGGCGTATCTGTAGAAGTTATTGATTTACGTACAATTAGCCCAATTGATGTGGAAACAATCATTGCTTCCGTTAAGAAAACAAACCGCGCAGTTGTAGTTCAAGAAGCGCAAAAACAAGCAGGTATTGCAGCTAATATCGTTGCTGAAATCAACGACCATGCAATCCTTTCTCTTGAAGCTCCAGTTATGCGTGTTGCTGCTCCAGATAGCGTATTCCCGTTCTCTCAAGCAGAAACAGTTTGGTTACCTAACCACAACGATATCATCGAACGTGTAAAAGAAGTTATTGCATTTTAA
- the moaD gene encoding molybdopterin converting factor subunit 1, giving the protein MLTTVKFFAFLADKTHKTEVKLNLQQCQTVGEVREVISSEFPEIAVDLATCMLAVNMEFQQDQDLLPEEITEIAVIPPVSGG; this is encoded by the coding sequence ATGCTAACAACAGTTAAATTTTTCGCTTTTTTAGCTGATAAGACACATAAAACGGAAGTGAAATTGAATTTGCAGCAATGCCAGACAGTTGGCGAGGTTCGAGAAGTTATTAGTAGTGAATTTCCTGAAATAGCCGTTGATTTGGCAACATGTATGCTAGCTGTGAATATGGAATTTCAACAAGATCAAGACCTTTTACCAGAAGAAATAACCGAAATCGCAGTCATTCCGCCAGTAAGCGGTGGATAA
- a CDS encoding MogA/MoaB family molybdenum cofactor biosynthesis protein, protein MEQKTFIKVTCSILTISDTRNLDTDTSGQLIHSALETAGHEVISRIVVPDDVTLIKQKINELAANGSFCLITNGGTGIARRDVTYEALFATIQQEIPGFGEIFRMLSYEEVGSRAMVSRAFAGFSESGLLLFALPGSSNACQLAVQKLIIPELPHLIAERQK, encoded by the coding sequence ATGGAACAAAAAACATTTATTAAGGTAACTTGTAGTATTTTAACGATTAGTGATACAAGGAATTTGGATACGGATACTAGTGGTCAACTGATTCACTCTGCCTTAGAAACTGCTGGGCATGAGGTTATTTCGCGGATTGTCGTGCCTGATGATGTTACGCTCATTAAGCAAAAAATAAACGAGTTAGCAGCTAATGGGTCCTTTTGCCTTATCACAAATGGTGGTACCGGTATTGCTAGGCGTGATGTTACGTATGAAGCATTATTCGCAACGATTCAGCAAGAAATCCCTGGGTTTGGTGAAATTTTCAGGATGCTCAGTTACGAAGAAGTTGGTAGTCGCGCCATGGTGTCTCGTGCATTCGCTGGCTTTTCAGAAAGCGGCTTACTGCTTTTTGCGTTGCCTGGATCAAGTAACGCTTGCCAGCTCGCTGTTCAAAAATTGATTATCCCAGAATTACCTCATTTAATAGCAGAACGACAAAAATAA
- the moaA gene encoding GTP 3',8-cyclase MoaA — translation MQLLKDKFGRVHDYIRISVTDRCNLRCVYCMPEEGLTFLPHEKVLSKDEIVSFMELMVKFGIKKVRITGGEPLLRTDIVEIVRGLGAIPEIEDISITTNAMYLAKKAEALKDAGLTRVNISLDSLHEDRFKAITRGGRLQKVLDGIQKAEEVGLFPIKLNVVLIKGQNDDEITDFLRFTKDKDINIRFIEYMPIGHAGTSWKEKYLPLDTIFEACNEAGYEYEPVDSIRGNGPSENFRIKGAKGTFGVIHPVSAHFCDSCNRLRLTADGYIKACLYWDEEMNIRPFIQDPVKLMQLVQKAIDNKPENHEMALKLQDEVQSNKPTWRRMSQIGG, via the coding sequence ATGCAATTATTAAAGGATAAATTTGGGCGGGTACACGATTATATTCGTATTTCAGTAACAGATCGGTGTAATTTAAGGTGTGTGTATTGTATGCCCGAAGAAGGCCTGACATTTTTGCCTCATGAAAAAGTACTATCCAAAGATGAAATTGTCAGCTTTATGGAATTAATGGTGAAATTCGGCATCAAAAAAGTCCGCATCACTGGCGGAGAGCCGTTACTAAGAACTGATATAGTGGAAATTGTTCGCGGGCTGGGAGCAATTCCTGAAATAGAGGATATTTCGATTACAACGAATGCTATGTATTTGGCAAAAAAAGCAGAAGCACTGAAGGATGCGGGGCTCACACGTGTGAATATCAGCTTAGATTCTCTTCATGAAGATCGTTTTAAAGCAATTACACGAGGTGGCCGTTTGCAAAAAGTACTTGATGGTATTCAAAAAGCAGAAGAAGTTGGACTGTTCCCAATTAAGCTTAATGTCGTACTAATTAAAGGACAAAACGATGACGAAATAACTGATTTCCTTCGATTTACAAAAGATAAAGATATTAATATTCGTTTCATTGAATACATGCCAATTGGTCATGCTGGTACGAGTTGGAAAGAAAAATATTTGCCGCTTGATACAATTTTTGAAGCTTGTAATGAAGCTGGTTATGAGTATGAACCAGTGGACTCGATTCGTGGAAATGGCCCCTCCGAAAATTTCCGTATAAAAGGAGCGAAAGGGACGTTTGGTGTGATTCACCCGGTTAGCGCTCATTTTTGTGATAGTTGCAACCGACTCAGACTTACTGCAGATGGCTATATTAAAGCATGTTTATACTGGGATGAAGAAATGAATATCCGCCCATTTATCCAAGATCCAGTGAAATTAATGCAATTGGTGCAAAAAGCAATTGATAATAAGCCTGAAAATCATGAAATGGCATTAAAATTACAAGATGAAGTACAATCTAATAAACCAACTTGGCGGCGTATGAGTCAAATTGGAGGATAA